From the Pangasianodon hypophthalmus isolate fPanHyp1 chromosome 17, fPanHyp1.pri, whole genome shotgun sequence genome, one window contains:
- the npffr1l1 gene encoding neuropeptide FF receptor 1 like 1 yields the protein MNSSDVNRTEESVSNVTLLPYYMHSAGMALSYVLLYTLVCVVCVGGNTLVCVVVLTNRNMRSVTNLFILNLAISDLLVGVVCVPITLIDSLISGWPFSQTTCTLSNLIQGMSVSASVFTLVAIAVDRYTGIVYPFRHRLRPVTALFAIFFIWLLAFAIIFPSSATLTVIQLDNTYMVHENKTYPLFVCYENWPRSGMRRIYTTAIFVHVYLLPLVLISIMYGCIAFKLSGKLRQNSRRLKVIKMLIMVAVLFMVLWLPLWTLMLLTDYQELDVQQIDFLSSYMFPVAHWLAFFNSAINPIIYGFFNENFQRGFQAAVFCRWCDSPPLALHCRRFANKVSNNAGGQNEVRCAPIAQLNPVTAVSLEDIKKLPGVKHVNSAWVE from the exons ATGAACAGCTCTGATGTGAACAGGACGGAGGAGTCTGTCTCCAACGTGACGCTGTTGCCGTACTACATGCACTCAGCCGGAATGGCACTCAGCTACGTGTTGTTGtacacacttgtgtgtgtggtgtgtgttgggggcaacactctggtgtgtgtggtggtccTGACTAACAGGAACATGCGCTCCGTCACCAACCTCTTCATCCTCAACCTCGCCATCAGTGACCTGCTGGTGGGCGTGGTCTGTGTGCCAATCACACTGATTGACAGTCTTATCTCAG GTTGGCCGTTCAGTCAGACGACCTGCACCCTCAGTAACCTCATCCAGGGAATGTCTGTCTCTGCGTCCGTCTTCACACTCGTCGCTATTGCAGTGGACAG ATATACAGGCATTGTTTATCCATTTCGCCACCGCTTGAGGCCTGTCACTGCCCTCTTTGCCATCTTCTTTATCTGGCTGCTGGCTTTTGCCATCATTTTCCCTTCATCTGCAACGCTGACTGTGATCCAGCTGGACAACACGTACATGGTGCATGAAAACAAGACGTATCCGCTGTTTGTGTGCTATGAGAATTGGCCTCGCTCTGGCATGAGGCGTATCTATACCACCGCCATCTTTGTCCATGTGTACCTCCTCCCCCTGGTGCTAATCAGCATCATGTACGGCTGTATCGCATTTAAGCTGTCTGGAAAACTGCGCCAGAACAGCAGGCGTCTAAAAGTGATAAAGATGCTGATCATGGTGGCCGTGTTGTTCATGGTGTTATGGCTGCCGCTGTGGACGCTCATGCTGTTGACGGACTATCAGGAGCTGGATGTCCAGCAGATCGACTTCCTGAGCAGCTACATGTTTCCTGTCGCACACTGGCTGGCATTCTTCAACAGTGCCATCAACCCAATCATCTACGGATTCTTCAACGAGAATTTCCAACGAGGTTTTCAGGCTGCTGTCTTCTGTCGATGGTGTGATTCGCCGCCTCTTGCCTTGCATTGCAGAAGATTTGCGAATAAAGTCTCAAACAACGCTGGAGGACAGAACGAAGTGAGATGTGCACCAATTGCACAACTAAATCCGGTTACAGCTGTCTCACTTGAAGACATAAAGAAGCTGCCTGGGGTTAAGCATGTAAACAGTGCCTGGGTGGAGTGA